CGGGCTGGCCAGAATGCGCATGCCGCCCGACGCGTCGCGGACTGCCGTGGCCGAACGGAGGCGCTGAGCATGCTGGTCCGGGCCGACGGCGAGTGGCCGGTCATCCACCAGTACCTGTCCTGCGGTGAACTCAGCGCCAACCGGATCGACAGCGACGACAACGCACTGGTACTGGTGCACCTGCCGCCAGCGGATGGTCGACCGACAGGGGGCACAGGAGAAGGTCACAGAGCGCATCGGCAAGTCGCAGATGTACGTCTCCAGACAACGTGGTCCAGGCCGAGCTCGCCGCCGGTGCGGATCGCTGCCCGCGCCGACGAGCTTCAGGCGATGCCGCCCCGGCCGCTTTCGACACTGCGGCCGCTCCGTGGCACGAGGCCCTCGAGGACCTGGACGAAAGACGTCCTCGCCGAGGCCAGCGCCGCTGCCCGTCCGACACCACGATCGAGGACAGCTCCGGGGCGCGGCGGCGCCACTGCTGGGCGTTGTCGTCGTGGCGTCCGAGAAAGAGGGCCGTGTACTCGATTTCCTGCTCGGTGGTGGTGGACGGCTCTGCAGTGGACGGTCCATTGGGCTGCACAAGTTTCGCCCCGATGACGCGCGACCGAGCGCAGGGAGTTCTACGCCGGGGGGGACGGCGGGGTGGCCGTCCTCCCGGCAGTGCCTGCTGAGTGAAGGGGCCTGGAGGGTATGGGTGAGCGGCTGCTGGTTGTGCCTGCACCGTCGTGGAGCACCTGCCCGTTTCGATGGCCACATGACCTTTGATCGGCTGACGTACCGCGTCAAGCGGCGGCTCCTCGGAAAGCCGCTCACGACCGAACGTGCCGGTGAGGAGAAGCTGGGCAATCGGACGGCGCTCGGTGTGCTCGCGTCCGACTGCATCAGTTCGTCGGCCTACGGATCCGAGCAGATGCTCCGGGTCCTCGTGCCGGTCGTCGGAGCAGCCGCCTTCACCCTGGTCCTGCCGGTGACCGGTGCGATCCTGCTGGTCCTGCTGCTTCTGACGATCTCCTACAGCGATGTCGTCACGATCTACACCCGGGCCGGCGGCTCCTACGTGGTCGCCCGGGAGAACTTCGGGCCGAACGTCGCGCAGGTCGCCGCCGTGGCGCTGCTGGTCGACTACGTCGTCACCGTCGCCGTCCAGGTGTCGGCCGGCACGAACGCGCTGGTCTCCCTCGCCCATCTGGTCGGCAACGGCTGGACAGGGCTGGACCATCTCCAGCTCCCGTTCTCCGTGCTGGTGATCGTGCTGCTCGCGTACGGGAATCTGCGCGGAGTCCGCGAGGCCGGCCGCATGTTCGCGCTGCCCGCCTACCTCTTCATCGCCGCGATGGGCCTGGTCTTCCTCGCCGCGGCGGTACGCGCACTGACAGGCGAGCTGCCGCACGCCGACCTGACCGCTCCAGGGGCGGTACCACTCGGAGCCCCGAGCGACGGGTGGCTCTACGGTGCTTCGCTCTTCATCGTGCTGCGTTCCTTCGCCAACGGCGGCTCATCGCTCACCGGGCTCGAAGCGATCTCGAACGGCATCTCCGCCTTCCGTGAACCGCAGGGCCGCAACGCCCGGCGCACCCTCATCACCATGAGCTGCGTGCTCGCCGTCCTGGTTCTGGGCGTCTCTGCCCTCGCTCATTTCACCCACGCCGTCCCGTACACCGACGGGACGCCAACTGTCATCGCACAGGAAGCGCGGCTCGCCTTCGGGAACGGGACGGTGGGGACGATCGGGCTGGTCTTCGTGCAGCTGGCGACCGCCCTGGTCCTCTACACCGGTGCCAACACCCCCTTCACCGGCTTCCCGTACCTGGCCAGCTTCGTCGCACAGGACCGGTTCCTGCCACGTGTGCTCACCCGGCGCGGGCACCGGCTGGCCTTCTCCAACGGCATCATCACCCTCTCCTCTCTCTCACTCGCCATCCTTCTCGTCACGGGCGCCAGCGTGGACAGGCTCGTTGCCCTGTACGCGATCGGCGTGTTCACCGCCTTCACCATGGCCGGAGCTGGCCTCACCGCCTACCACCTGCGCAGGCGTGAACCACGGCGCCGACTGAAGATCACGGTCAACGCACTCGCGGCGGTGGTCTCCGCCGCCGTGGTGCTGATCTTCGCCGTCACGAAGTTCACCGAAGGCGCCTGGCTCGTCGTCATCGTCTTTCCGCTCGGGGTCTGGGTATTGATCCGGATCAACCGCGAGTACCGGCGTGAGGCCGCCGCGCTGGAGCGGCTGCCCGCGGGCGCGGACCGGCCGCGCACACGTCGCCACCAGGTGTTCGTCCTGGTCGAGACGCTGGACCTGGCCACGTTGAAAGCCCTGCGGTACGCCCACGAACTGCGGCCCGACGCCGTCCGGGCCGTGCACTTCGCCATCGACGAGGCACACGCACGCCGGCTGTCAGTCCTCTGGGCGTCGACGTCCGCGACCTCGGCGGAGTTGGAACTGGTGGCCTGCCCGGACCGCCGACTACGTCATGCGATGCGGGAACTGGCCATGCGGACCACGCAGGACGGGAAGACGTCTTTGACGGTGCTCGTGCCCCGTCGGCTGTACGCCAACGCCCTGGGCAAACTCCTCCACCGGGGCACCGGCGAGAAGATGGCACGGACCCTGGAGCAACTGCCGCACGTCGCGGTCACGATTCTCCCGTTCAACGCATCGCACGCCATCCAGGCTCTGGAGGCGCACCGGCTGCCGGACCTGGAATGAGACCGATGTGCGCGGGTCCCGTTCCATCCTGACGGCTGCCCGCTCGCATCCATGCCCGTCCCCCGGTGCCCCGCCCGGCCGGGTGGCAAAGAGGGATCAGTGCGCGACCGGACCTTCGTACTGCGGGGAGAGATCGTAGTCCTCGACGAGCAGGAGAAATCGCGCCTCCGGTCGCCACCTCATCACGTCGCCGTCATTCTGTTGATGGAAAAGGGTCCTCAAGGGATTGGTAGCCACAAATCGATGCGGGACATCTCCAACGGATACACGGGCCACAGCAGCGCTGACAGGACCCGCATCCTGGCCCGCGCGCTTCCGCCCCTCCTTGTGGTTCTCGGGATCGCCTGGCAGGCGGTCACACCGCAGGAGATCACCGGCACCCCGTTCTTTACCGCGGCCCCCCTTGTCGCAGCCCCTCTCTTCGCTCGGTGGGTAGCGGCGTTCTTCGGTGCTGTCGGCATCCTGGCCGCCGTCCTGCTCCACGTCGTGGGCGGAAAGGTGACACAGGACGCCGCTGCCCAGTACCTCACGACGGAGCTGGCCACCATCGCCTTCGCAACCGTCTTCGCGGTCCTGATCCACGGAGTCGTGGAGCGTGCCCGAAACCAGGCCGCTACCGCGCGAGGAGTGGCCGAGTGAGTCTGCGGTAGCAGATGAAGGTGCAGGCGATGCTCGTGAAGGCGAGGAAGTGGTCGGCTGTGCGTCCGTAGCGTCGGTGGAGGCGGCGGCAGCCGGCGAGCCAGGCCATGGTGCGTTCCACGGGTCCAGCAGTGGCGGCCCAGCCGTTGCCAGGACTCGACCCCTTCCGGGCGATGCGGTGAGTGATGCCCCGCTCGCGTAACCATCGCCGCAGATGAACGTAGTCGTAGCCCTTGTCGGCGTGGAGTTTGCTGGGCGGATCAGGGCCTGGCTGTATGTGCCCGTCGACGTAGGAGCCGTTGCGGGTGCAGGTCCAGTCCGTGCGCAGGGCACAGTCGTGGCAGGCGAGGGTTCCGACCATGTCGGGGAAGCGGCGCTGCCATTCCGCGTTCAGCTTGTAGATGTCCCGGGTGAGCGGGATGTTCTTGCCGCACCGGCAGCACCGGATACGGAACGGGACAGGTACTACGGATCTCCTGATCACTCGGGGGGCCGGAGGGAACTGCCGACAGTCTGCCCGGCGAGGAGTACGAGTCGGCCCAGCGCTTGGCGGCGGTACGGACCGCAGCTTTCCGCACGTCGATGGGGGCTTCCGTCGGCATCCGGGCGGAGGCGTGGAACCTGAGGTCACTGAGCGCTTCGTGCCGCTCCTGCCAGGGCAGATCGAGGAGGTCCCGCTCGTTGAGCGTGAAGGGGCCCTACTTCTGCACCAGCACCGTGCATGATGCAGCTGAGTACGGCGTTCTTCTTCGTTTCCACCGACACATTCCCCATGTTGAGGATGCGCGGGAATCCTTGCTCGCCTCGGGGCTTACGTGGCTTGCGGGCCTTGTCCCACCCCATTGCGCCCGCCCCCGGCGAGAAGATGTCGAGGATGCTGTAGCAATTGCCGTACGTCGTGGTCACGATCGTGCCGTTCAACGCATCGCACGCCATCCACGCCCTGGAGTCGGACCGTCTGCCCGACATGGACTGAGGCGGGGCGGCGCTGCGTGGTTGACCCACGGTCTGCCCTGCGGGCCAACTACTGCGCACATGAGGTCTCCGGCCGCTCGCCCTCACTGCCGGTGAGCTTCGCAGGGCGGTGCCGTGATCAGGCACCACGATTCCCCGGAGAGGCCGCCAGATGGTCAGGCCCTTCACGTCGGGCAGGTCCGTTCCGCTCAGGTCCACACTGCCCAGGTCCGCGTTATTCAGGTTCCCTTCACGCAGACTCGCTCCGTTGCCGAGAACGTTCTGCTGCTGGTCTCCACTCCAGAGCACCCGGCGACTGCTGATCGCGCAGAAGAACGAAGTGTGCGTCAGCCAACGTCCGCAGCCCGTAGGTCGATCAGCTGCTCCAGCGCCTTGTTCTCCTCCGGCTCGTCATCGGCCTCGTGAACGAGCGGGTTGCGGATCGCCGCGTACATCCTGCGGGCGAACGCGGGCCGCGCCGGACCCCTCGGTGCCTTCGGGCGAGGGAACCACGGACCGATGCGAGCGGCACGAGAGCGCAACAGCCGCCAGGGGCGCGGATACGCCGGAAGCCGAACATCGTATGGCAAAACCTTTACCAAGCGTGAGTCACGGGTGTCTAAGGTTTACCTAACCTCATGGCCAACTCTTGCTCGGCTTCCGATACGCAAACGGGATCAATGGCCTGTTGACGGGGTTGGAAGGCCGTGGGCGCGGCGATGGGGAACCGGGTCACCGGCAGTGCGACCACACGTGTGTCGCGTCCGTCGGGGAGGCGGGCGCGTTTCGGTCATCGGCCAGGTCCGAGCGCGTTTTCGGGCTCATCGGGTCGGGCCCGGGCGGGGCGGATGGCGGAAGTGAAGACGTGTCCGGAGCCCACCGGGAAGGCGACGCACTCCGTCTCGCGATGAGGGCGAGAGACACCCGGGGCGCCCGGACCGCGTGTCTGTCCGCCCGAGTGACGGCTCCGGCGGCAGGGCTCTCCGTCAAGTAAGGGTCGGCTAAATTGAGCTCGCCTCGTCCGAGGTCAGAGCCCCTACCCACCATTCTCCGGAGCCCGCATGCGCCCCGTCCGCTTCTCCGCCGTCGCCACCGTGGCGGCCGTGACTGCCCTGACCGCTGTGACGGGGTGCGCCGAGAAAGCCGACGCCGGCGGCGACGGCGCGGTGAAGGTCACCGCCACCGACACCTCCTGCGAGGTCTCGAAGAGGACGTTCCCCTCCGGCCATCTCCAGCTCGCCGTCGAGAACAAGGGCTCGAAGGTCACCGAGGTCTATGTGCTCTACCCCGACGACCGCATAGTCACCGAGCGCGAGAACATCGGTCCCGGTACGAAGGCGAACATCACGGCAGAGATCAAGCCCGGTCCGTACGAGATCGCCTGCAAGCCCGGCATGAAGGGTGACGGAATCCGGCAGAAGGTCGAGGCGACCGGTGGCAAGGCCGTCAAGCGCGACCCCGAGCTGGACGCCGCGGTCGCGGCCTACCGGCAGTACACGCTCGACCAGGCGGAGGAGACCCTCCCCAAGGCCCAGGTGTTCGCCGACGCGGTCAAGGCCGGAGACGTCGAGGCCGCGAAGAAGGCTTACGCGGAATCGCGCATCGGCTGGGAGCGCACCGAGCCCGTCGCGGAATCGTTCGGCGACATCGACCCGAAGGTCGACCTCCGCGAGGACGGGCTGGAGGAGGGCCAGGACCTGGAGAAGGACTGGACCGGCTGGCACCGCCTGGAGCGGTCCCTGTGGCAGGACAAGAAGATCACCGCGCGCGACAAGGAACTCGCCGACCTGCTCATCAAGGACCTGACCGTCTGGCAGAAGAAGGTCGGCACGGCGGAGATAACCCCGACGTCGATGGCCAACGGCGCCAAGGAACTCCTCGACGAGGTCGCCACCGGCAAGGTCACCGGCGAGGAGGAGCGCTACAGCCACACCGACCTGGTCGACTTCAAGGCGAACGTGGAGGGCGCGCAGAAGTCCTACGAGCTGCTGAAGCCGGTCGCCTCGAAGAACGACGCGGCGCTCACCGAGGAACTGGACACCCGGTTCGCCGAGCTGAACACGCTGCTGGACAAGTACCGCGCGGACAAGAACAGTTACGTCTTCACCTCGTACGACAAGGTGGGCAAGGCGGAGCGCAAGGAGCTGTCCGACGGCGTCAACGCGCTCGCGGAGCCGCTGTCGAAGCTCGCCGCCGCTGTGGCGAAGTAACCGGCCGGCGAGAGCGGAGCAACGGTCATGACGGACACGTCCCACGGTCCGGCCGATACCGCGGCCCCTTCGAGGGCGGGGCGCCCCTCCCGGCGGTCGGTGATCGGCTGGGGCGGCGCCGGGCTCGTGCTGGGCGCGGGAGCCGCGGGCGGAACCGCGATGACGCTCGCCGGAGGCGCGGAGCCGGCCGAAGAGGCCGGTGCCGCGGTGCCGTTCCACGGCGAGCACCAGGCGGGCATCGCCACGGCCGTTCCCGACCGGCTCCACTTCGCGGCCTTCGACGTCACGACCCGGGACCGGGCCGCACTCGTCCAGCTCCTCAAGGACTGGACGGCCGCGGCCACCCGGATGACCCAAGGGCACGCGGTCGGCGACGGAGCTTTCGAGGGCCTGCCCGAAGCGCCCCCGGACGACACGGGCGAAGCCCTGGGCCTCAAGCCGTCCCGCCTCACCCTGACCGTGGGCTTCGGCCCCTCCCTGTTCGCCGCGGGCCGCTTCGGCCTGGAGCGCCGCAGACCCGGAGCACTGGTCGAGCTGCCCAAGTTCCCCGGCGACAACCTCGACGCCGCACGCAGCGCAGGAGACCTGTGCGTCCAGGCATGCGCCGACGACCCCCAGGTCGCGGTGCACGCCATCCGCAACCTCGCCCGCATCGGCTTCGGCAGGGTCGCGGTCCGCTGGTCGCAACTCGGCTTCGGCAAGACCTCCTCGACCACACCCGACGCACAGACACCGCGCAACCTCTTCGGATTCAAGGACGGAACCAGCAACGTCTCCGGCACCGACCGGGCGATGCTGGAGCGCCATGTCTGGGTACCCCCGGCCGACGGCCCCGACTGGATGGCCAAGGGGTCCTATCTCGTGGCACGCCGGATCCGGATGCACATCGAGACCTGGGACCGCACCTCCTTGCAGGAACAGGAGGACGTCATCGGCAGGAACAAGGGCGAAGGCGCACCCGCGGGCAAGACGCGTGAACACGACACCCCGTTCCTCAAGGCCATGCTGCCCACCGCGCATGTGCGCCTCGCACACCCGGACTCCAACGGGGGAGCGAGGATGCTGCGCCGCGGCTACTCCTTCACCGACGGGACCGACGGCCTCGGACGTCTGGACGCCGGCCTGTTCTTCCTCGCCTACCAGCGCGATGTACGGGACGCGTTCATCCCCGTACAGCGGAACCTGGCGCGCAACGACGCGCTCAACGAGTACATCCAGCACGTGGGTTCGGCCGTCTTCGCGATACCCCCGGGCGTCCTGGACGAGGACGACTGGTGGGGCCGAGGGCTGTTCTCCTCATGAACACAGCGGAGGGACCGGCATGTTCGGCAACTATCTGATCGGCCTGCGCGAAGGGCTGGAGGCGAGTCTCGTCGTCTGCATCCTCGTCGCCTACCTGGTCAAGACCAAGCGTCGGGACGCGCTGAAGCCGGTATGGGCCGGCATCGGCGTCGCGTGCGCGATCTCGCTCGCCTTCGGCGCGGTACTGGAGTTCGGCTCCCAGGAACTGACCTTCGAGGCTCAGGAGTTGCTCGGCGGATCCCTGTCGATCATCGCGGTGGGCCTGGTCACCTGGATGGTCTTCTGGATGCGGCGCACCGCCCGTCACCTCAAGGCGGACCTCCACGGGAAGCTGGACGCCGCGCTGCAGATGGGAGCGGGGGCCCTGGTCGCGACAGCCCTGCTCGCCGTGGGGCGAGAGGGCCTGGAAACCGCCCTGTTCGTCTGGGCCTCGGTCCGCGCCAGCGGCGAAGGCACTTCGGCACCGCTCATCGGCGTGCTGCTGGGCATCGCGACGGCCATCGTGCTCGGCTACCTGTTCTACCGGGGCGCTCTCAAGATCAACCTGGCAAAGTTCTTCACCTGGACCGGCGGCATGCTCGTGATCGTCGCCGCGGGTGTACTCGCCTACGGAGTCCACGACCTGCAGGAGGCACGCTTCCTGGGCGGGCTGGCCGACAAGGCGTTCGACGTCAGCGCCACCATTCCGCCCGACAGTTGGTTCGGCACGCTCCTCAAGGGCGTCTTCAACTTCCAGCCGGACCCGACCGTTCTCCAGGTCGTGGTGTGGTCTCTGTATCTGATGGTGACCATGTCCTTCTTCCTCGCGCCGCAGCGGCCCTCGTGGAAGGTGCCCTCGACCGTGCCGACACCGGTAGGGGAGCGCACTCAGACGCCGAGTAGAGCCTCGCAGAAACGGCCAGGTGCTTAGACCGTGTCCTACGTGGTGAGGCGGATGAGTCGCTTGTAGCTCGGTGGTGCGCGCAGGGTCAGACGGTGGAGGCGCCTCCTCCATGGCGCGGGGCGGCGAACAGGTCCGCGAGCCCGCCCCGGCCCCGTCGGCTCCCTCCGTTTCCGTCGCCGCGCGCACGTAGCGCACACTATGCCCGTAACGACGTGACCCGTATGCCGGATTTGTGTGTCGCGCGCTGTTGAGCTGCACGTATTTCCACATGCTTTCGTGTCCACATGTTTCGCGATGACGCATCAT
The nucleotide sequence above comes from Streptomyces sp. NBC_01116. Encoded proteins:
- a CDS encoding APC family permease, giving the protein MTFDRLTYRVKRRLLGKPLTTERAGEEKLGNRTALGVLASDCISSSAYGSEQMLRVLVPVVGAAAFTLVLPVTGAILLVLLLLTISYSDVVTIYTRAGGSYVVARENFGPNVAQVAAVALLVDYVVTVAVQVSAGTNALVSLAHLVGNGWTGLDHLQLPFSVLVIVLLAYGNLRGVREAGRMFALPAYLFIAAMGLVFLAAAVRALTGELPHADLTAPGAVPLGAPSDGWLYGASLFIVLRSFANGGSSLTGLEAISNGISAFREPQGRNARRTLITMSCVLAVLVLGVSALAHFTHAVPYTDGTPTVIAQEARLAFGNGTVGTIGLVFVQLATALVLYTGANTPFTGFPYLASFVAQDRFLPRVLTRRGHRLAFSNGIITLSSLSLAILLVTGASVDRLVALYAIGVFTAFTMAGAGLTAYHLRRREPRRRLKITVNALAAVVSAAVVLIFAVTKFTEGAWLVVIVFPLGVWVLIRINREYRREAAALERLPAGADRPRTRRHQVFVLVETLDLATLKALRYAHELRPDAVRAVHFAIDEAHARRLSVLWASTSATSAELELVACPDRRLRHAMRELAMRTTQDGKTSLTVLVPRRLYANALGKLLHRGTGEKMARTLEQLPHVAVTILPFNASHAIQALEAHRLPDLE
- the efeO gene encoding iron uptake system protein EfeO, translating into MRPVRFSAVATVAAVTALTAVTGCAEKADAGGDGAVKVTATDTSCEVSKRTFPSGHLQLAVENKGSKVTEVYVLYPDDRIVTERENIGPGTKANITAEIKPGPYEIACKPGMKGDGIRQKVEATGGKAVKRDPELDAAVAAYRQYTLDQAEETLPKAQVFADAVKAGDVEAAKKAYAESRIGWERTEPVAESFGDIDPKVDLREDGLEEGQDLEKDWTGWHRLERSLWQDKKITARDKELADLLIKDLTVWQKKVGTAEITPTSMANGAKELLDEVATGKVTGEEERYSHTDLVDFKANVEGAQKSYELLKPVASKNDAALTEELDTRFAELNTLLDKYRADKNSYVFTSYDKVGKAERKELSDGVNALAEPLSKLAAAVAK
- the efeB gene encoding iron uptake transporter deferrochelatase/peroxidase subunit — its product is MTDTSHGPADTAAPSRAGRPSRRSVIGWGGAGLVLGAGAAGGTAMTLAGGAEPAEEAGAAVPFHGEHQAGIATAVPDRLHFAAFDVTTRDRAALVQLLKDWTAAATRMTQGHAVGDGAFEGLPEAPPDDTGEALGLKPSRLTLTVGFGPSLFAAGRFGLERRRPGALVELPKFPGDNLDAARSAGDLCVQACADDPQVAVHAIRNLARIGFGRVAVRWSQLGFGKTSSTTPDAQTPRNLFGFKDGTSNVSGTDRAMLERHVWVPPADGPDWMAKGSYLVARRIRMHIETWDRTSLQEQEDVIGRNKGEGAPAGKTREHDTPFLKAMLPTAHVRLAHPDSNGGARMLRRGYSFTDGTDGLGRLDAGLFFLAYQRDVRDAFIPVQRNLARNDALNEYIQHVGSAVFAIPPGVLDEDDWWGRGLFSS
- the efeU gene encoding iron uptake transporter permease EfeU; its protein translation is MFGNYLIGLREGLEASLVVCILVAYLVKTKRRDALKPVWAGIGVACAISLAFGAVLEFGSQELTFEAQELLGGSLSIIAVGLVTWMVFWMRRTARHLKADLHGKLDAALQMGAGALVATALLAVGREGLETALFVWASVRASGEGTSAPLIGVLLGIATAIVLGYLFYRGALKINLAKFFTWTGGMLVIVAAGVLAYGVHDLQEARFLGGLADKAFDVSATIPPDSWFGTLLKGVFNFQPDPTVLQVVVWSLYLMVTMSFFLAPQRPSWKVPSTVPTPVGERTQTPSRASQKRPGA